GATACTGGCCCAGAAGGGCGTCGGCCCCCAGGGCGGCCTGCGGGTCTTCGTGGTCGGCGGCGGCTGCTCCGGTTACCAGTACGGCATGGCCCTGGCCCGCGAGGTGGAGGAGGACGACTTCGTCATCGAGCAGGACGGCGTGCGCCTGGTGGTGGACCCCGAGAGCGCCGCCCTGCTGGAGGGCGCCGAGATCGACTACGTGGACGATTTGATGAAGGCGGGCTTCACCATCTACAACCCCAACGCCGTGCGCACCTGCGCCTGCGGCCATTCCTTCTCCACCGCCGAGGGCGGCGGAGCGCCCAGGCCCTGCCACTAGGCCCCGGCGCCCCTCCCGTTGCGCCTCTGGAGCCTCCACCCCCGTTACCTCGACCCGCAGGGGCTGCTGGCCCTGTGGCGGGAGGCCCTCCTGGCCCGCGCCGTTCTCGCCGGCCGCACCAGGGGCTACCGGCACCACCCCCAATTGGAGCGCTTCCGTTGCTCACCCGACCCGCTGGCTGCGCTGGACACCTACCTGTTTCACGTCCGCCAGGAGGGGTTGCGGCGGGGCTACCGCTTCCACGCCCACGATCCGTCCCCTGGCGACCTCGTTCTCACGGTGACCACGGGGCAGCTGGCCTACGAGCGGGAGCACCTGCGGCGGAAGCTGGCCGCCCGTGCGCCCGACTGGGCCCGCCGTCTGCCCGAAGGCCTCCCCGAGCCGCACCCTCTGTTCAGGGTGGTGGAGGGCGCAATGGAGCCGTGGGAGGGTCCTTAGGGGGCCCAGGACGTCGTCCCGTGCCCTGTCTTTACAAGGGGAGGCGGCGCCGCTAGCCTACCAACTGGCTCCCCCGTAGAGGAGGTGACCCATGGCCTACTGGATCGTAGTCGGCTCCGAAGAGAACTTTCGCATCGCCCAGGAGCGGGGCTTCGACATCTTCGGGTTCAAGAGCACCCGCCGTCGCGAGACATCGCGCATGGCGCCCGGCGACAAGCTTATCTTCTACCTCACGGGCATCATGAAGTTCGGTGGCATCGCCACCGTCACCTCCACCGTCTTCGAGGACCACACTCCCCTTTTCCGCTCCAAGAAGGCGGGTGAGGACTACCCCTTCCGGGTGCGGGTGCAGCCCGACATCCTCCTGAGCCCCGAGCAGTACCTGGACGTGAAGGAGATAGCGCCCCGGATGGCCTACACCAAGAAGTGGCCCCCGGAGCACTGGCGGCTGGCCTTCCAGGGCAACCTGCACGAGATCCCGGAGGAGGACTACCAGCTCATCCGCCGGGAGATGGAGACGGCCCTCACAGGCGCCCGTTAGCTATTGCCCCAAGCCTCGGCGGCGGTTACCATACCACTTCGCTATGGGTGACCCCCTGCCGCCCTCCGGGCGAGAGGCGACGCTGGCCGCTGGCCCTCTGACTCTGCGAGATAAGCTGGCCGCGGGGCGCTTCCTGGTCAGCGTGGAGATAGACCCTCCCGTGGGCCTGGACGCCCGCCGCGCCCTGCGGGCTGCCGCCCTCATGAAGGAGGCGGGGGCCGATGCCGTCAACGTAGGGGACTCCCCCACCGCCCGGGTGCGCATGAGTCCCTGGGCCCTATGCCTCCTCATCCAGCGGGAGGTGGGCATCGAAACGGTGATGCACTACACCACCCGCGACCGCAACGCCATGGCCATCCACTCGGACATGGTGGGCTGTCATGCCCTGGGGGTGCGAAACATCCTCTGCCTTCGGGGCGACCCGCCCGAGCTGGGCGGCTACAAGGACGTCATCGGCGTGTGGGACGTCTCGGCCGTGGGGCTGATCCGCATCCTCAAGCTGCTGAACGAGGGGCTGGACTGGACGGGGCGGCCCATCGGCCGCCAGGCCAGTTTCCTCATCGGCGCTGCCTGCAATCCCAACGCCGACCCGCTGGGGCCCGAGATACGGCTGATGCGGCGCAAGGTGGAGGCGGGCGCCCACTTCTTCGTCAGCCAGAACGTGTTCGACCCGGACCGCCTGGAGCGGTTCCTGGAGCAGGCGGCCCCCTTCAAGCGGCCCATCATCGTGGGCATACTCCCCCTGCACAGCTACGAGCACGCCCAGCGTCTCCACGAAGAGGTGCCGGGCATGTACATACCCGAAGAGGTACGGGAGAGGCTGCGGCGAGCGGGGCCCGATGCTCCGCAGGAGGGCAAGGCCATCGCCCGCGAAGTGATGGAGCTGTGCCGTGGCCGGGCGGCCGGGGTCTACCTGGTGCCCACCTACGGCAACTACGAACTCGTGGCCGAACTGGTGGCCGAAGGCAAGGGGTAGGTG
This region of Dehalococcoidia bacterium genomic DNA includes:
- the erpA gene encoding iron-sulfur cluster insertion protein ErpA, whose translation is MITMTERAASKAKEILAQKGVGPQGGLRVFVVGGGCSGYQYGMALAREVEEDDFVIEQDGVRLVVDPESAALLEGAEIDYVDDLMKAGFTIYNPNAVRTCACGHSFSTAEGGGAPRPCH
- a CDS encoding methylenetetrahydrofolate reductase, whose amino-acid sequence is MGDPLPPSGREATLAAGPLTLRDKLAAGRFLVSVEIDPPVGLDARRALRAAALMKEAGADAVNVGDSPTARVRMSPWALCLLIQREVGIETVMHYTTRDRNAMAIHSDMVGCHALGVRNILCLRGDPPELGGYKDVIGVWDVSAVGLIRILKLLNEGLDWTGRPIGRQASFLIGAACNPNADPLGPEIRLMRRKVEAGAHFFVSQNVFDPDRLERFLEQAAPFKRPIIVGILPLHSYEHAQRLHEEVPGMYIPEEVRERLRRAGPDAPQEGKAIAREVMELCRGRAAGVYLVPTYGNYELVAELVAEGKG
- a CDS encoding EVE domain-containing protein produces the protein MAYWIVVGSEENFRIAQERGFDIFGFKSTRRRETSRMAPGDKLIFYLTGIMKFGGIATVTSTVFEDHTPLFRSKKAGEDYPFRVRVQPDILLSPEQYLDVKEIAPRMAYTKKWPPEHWRLAFQGNLHEIPEEDYQLIRREMETALTGAR
- a CDS encoding pyrimidine dimer DNA glycosylase/endonuclease V yields the protein MRLWSLHPRYLDPQGLLALWREALLARAVLAGRTRGYRHHPQLERFRCSPDPLAALDTYLFHVRQEGLRRGYRFHAHDPSPGDLVLTVTTGQLAYEREHLRRKLAARAPDWARRLPEGLPEPHPLFRVVEGAMEPWEGP